The following coding sequences are from one Thermostaphylospora chromogena window:
- a CDS encoding NAD+ synthase — translation MAQLRIALAQTNPTVGALDANAGKLVEWTRRAAERDAHLVVFPEMFLTGYPVEDLVLRASFVEASIAMLSAVARRLADEGLGEIPVVTGYVDRAGLAPRVGQPKGAPLDAVAVLHRGSVLTRTAKHHLPNYGVFDEYRYFVRGDRLPIFRLHGVDVAVAVCEDLWQDGGPVSVVAQAGAGLLVVPNASPYERGKDGVRLDLVARRAREAGCALAYVNQVGGQDELVFDGDSIVVGADGGLIARAARFTEELLVADLELPLADENVSAGATPFDAHDGTTITVERVRVSTEPVAPYPPEPARVAARLSDLEEVYSALVLGVRDYVRKNGFRSVILGLSGGIDSALTATIAADAIGPDRVHVVLMPSRYSSEHSVDDARDLVERQGLHSRVVPIEGVVNAFEKEIELTGLAAENLQARVRGMILMGLSNEHGHLVLTTGNKSELAVGYSTLYGDSAGGFAPIKDVPKTMVWQLARWRNEQRGPSEFLHGFARPPIPENSITKEPSAELRPGQRDTDSLPPYEVLDKLLDDYVEKDMGGRELVEAGHDPDLVARVIRLVDIAEYKRRQYPPGPKITPKNFGRDRRLPITNGWREARA, via the coding sequence GTGGCTCAACTCCGCATCGCCCTGGCACAGACGAACCCGACCGTCGGCGCCCTGGACGCCAACGCCGGGAAGCTCGTCGAATGGACCCGGCGGGCCGCCGAACGCGACGCCCACCTGGTGGTCTTCCCGGAGATGTTCCTCACCGGCTATCCCGTGGAGGACCTCGTGCTGCGCGCCTCCTTCGTGGAGGCGTCGATCGCGATGCTCTCGGCCGTCGCCCGCCGGCTCGCCGACGAGGGGCTCGGGGAGATCCCGGTCGTGACCGGCTACGTGGACCGGGCCGGTCTCGCCCCCCGCGTCGGCCAGCCCAAGGGCGCGCCGCTGGACGCGGTGGCCGTGCTCCACCGGGGCTCCGTCCTCACCCGCACCGCAAAGCACCACCTGCCCAACTACGGCGTCTTCGACGAGTACCGCTACTTCGTGCGCGGCGACCGGCTGCCCATCTTCCGCCTGCACGGGGTGGACGTGGCCGTGGCCGTCTGCGAGGACCTGTGGCAGGACGGCGGTCCGGTGTCGGTGGTGGCGCAGGCGGGTGCGGGGTTGCTGGTGGTGCCCAACGCCTCGCCGTACGAGCGGGGCAAGGACGGCGTGCGCCTGGACCTGGTCGCCCGCAGGGCGCGCGAGGCGGGCTGCGCGCTCGCCTACGTCAACCAGGTGGGCGGGCAGGACGAGCTGGTCTTCGACGGCGACTCGATCGTGGTCGGCGCGGACGGCGGGCTGATCGCGCGGGCGGCCCGGTTCACCGAAGAACTGCTGGTCGCCGACCTGGAGCTGCCGCTCGCCGACGAGAACGTGTCCGCGGGCGCGACGCCGTTCGACGCCCACGACGGAACGACGATCACGGTCGAGCGGGTGCGGGTGAGCACCGAGCCGGTCGCGCCGTACCCGCCGGAACCCGCCAGGGTGGCCGCGCGCCTGTCCGACCTGGAAGAGGTGTACTCCGCGCTGGTGCTGGGCGTGCGCGACTACGTCCGCAAGAACGGCTTCCGCTCGGTCATCCTCGGCCTGTCCGGCGGCATCGACTCCGCCCTCACCGCCACCATCGCCGCCGACGCCATCGGCCCCGACCGGGTCCACGTGGTGCTGATGCCCTCGCGCTACTCCTCCGAGCACTCGGTGGACGACGCCCGGGATCTGGTCGAGCGGCAGGGTCTGCACTCACGGGTGGTGCCCATCGAGGGGGTCGTGAACGCCTTCGAGAAGGAGATCGAGCTGACCGGCCTGGCCGCGGAGAACCTGCAGGCTCGGGTACGCGGCATGATCCTGATGGGTCTGTCGAACGAGCACGGTCACCTGGTGCTGACCACCGGCAACAAGAGCGAGCTCGCCGTGGGCTACTCCACCCTCTACGGCGACTCCGCGGGCGGCTTCGCACCGATCAAGGACGTGCCGAAGACGATGGTCTGGCAGCTGGCGCGATGGCGCAACGAGCAGCGCGGGCCGAGCGAGTTCCTGCACGGCTTCGCCCGTCCGCCGATCCCGGAGAACTCCATCACCAAGGAGCCGAGCGCCGAGCTCCGTCCCGGCCAGCGCGACACCGACTCGCTGCCGCCGTACGAGGTGCTGGACAAGCTGCTGGACGACTACGTCGAGAAGGACATGGGCGGCCGGGAGCTGGTCGAGGCCGGGCACGACCCGGACCTGGTGGCGCGGGTCATCCGCCTGGTGGACATCGCGGAGTACAAGCGCCGCCAGTACCCGCCCGGCCCCAAGATCACGCCTAAGAACTTCGGGCGGGACCGCCGGCTTCCCATCACCAACGGCTGGCGCGAGGCTCGCGCCTAG
- a CDS encoding MFS transporter: MLIFSLFAVVLDNTILNVALKTIADPVEGLGARQSELEWAINSYTLVFAGLLFAFGVIGDRTGRKRMLLIGMVLFGLASLAGAYAQNPTQLIIARALMGVGGAAIMPPTLAIISNVFPAQERGKAIGVWAGGVGLAAAVGPLTGGLLIEHFWWGSVFLVNVPVVLIGMSLIGLIVPESRDANPPRLDPIGVLLSIVGLVALTYGIIRGGELATVASAEVLLPAILGVAVLAAFVWYERRIDHPAFDVTHFRDPRFSTAIGMIGIVFFAMMGGMFFLVFYLQIVRGYSALQAGALMMPFAVAQLTFAPLSQRVVTRFGAKTSATVSMIALSGILACYALIDRDTPILVLEVLFFIHGVAMANLMPPATTAIMDALPREKAGVGSAMSNTVRQVGGALGVAILGSILSVAYRDGIAPTLAASGLPEHLKHAAGESLAATVGIAQELGERGAGLIEPAKTVFVDSMHITALISAVIILVGALVVVRWLPGKAARSPRIPSEPEKREETAVG; the protein is encoded by the coding sequence GTGCTGATCTTCAGCCTGTTCGCCGTGGTGCTGGACAACACGATCCTCAACGTCGCGCTCAAAACCATCGCCGATCCCGTGGAAGGCCTCGGCGCCCGCCAGAGTGAGCTGGAGTGGGCGATCAACTCCTACACGCTGGTCTTCGCCGGCCTGCTGTTCGCCTTCGGCGTGATCGGTGACCGCACCGGCCGCAAGCGGATGCTGCTCATCGGCATGGTGCTGTTCGGCCTCGCCTCGCTGGCCGGCGCGTACGCGCAGAACCCGACGCAGCTCATCATCGCCAGGGCGCTCATGGGCGTCGGCGGCGCGGCCATCATGCCCCCCACCCTCGCGATCATCTCCAACGTCTTCCCGGCGCAGGAGCGGGGCAAGGCCATCGGCGTCTGGGCTGGCGGCGTGGGGCTGGCCGCCGCGGTCGGCCCCCTCACCGGAGGGCTGCTGATCGAGCACTTCTGGTGGGGCTCGGTCTTCCTGGTCAACGTGCCGGTCGTGCTGATCGGCATGTCGCTCATCGGCCTGATCGTCCCCGAGTCGCGCGACGCCAACCCCCCGCGGCTCGACCCGATCGGCGTGCTGCTGTCCATCGTCGGCCTCGTCGCCCTGACCTACGGCATCATCCGCGGTGGCGAGCTGGCCACCGTCGCCAGCGCCGAAGTGCTCCTCCCGGCGATCCTCGGCGTCGCCGTGCTGGCCGCCTTCGTCTGGTACGAGCGGCGGATCGACCACCCGGCCTTCGACGTCACCCACTTCCGCGACCCCCGCTTCTCCACCGCGATCGGCATGATCGGCATCGTGTTCTTCGCGATGATGGGCGGGATGTTCTTCCTGGTCTTCTACCTGCAGATCGTGCGCGGCTACAGCGCGCTGCAGGCGGGAGCCCTGATGATGCCGTTCGCCGTGGCGCAGCTCACGTTCGCCCCGTTGAGTCAGCGCGTCGTGACCCGCTTCGGCGCCAAGACCTCGGCGACCGTCAGCATGATCGCTCTTTCCGGCATCCTCGCCTGCTACGCCCTGATCGACCGGGACACGCCGATCCTGGTGCTCGAAGTGCTCTTCTTCATCCACGGCGTCGCGATGGCCAACCTCATGCCGCCGGCCACGACCGCGATCATGGATGCGCTGCCCAGGGAGAAGGCGGGCGTCGGCTCGGCCATGAGCAACACCGTGCGCCAGGTCGGCGGCGCGCTCGGGGTCGCGATCCTCGGCTCGATCCTGTCGGTCGCCTACCGGGACGGCATCGCCCCGACCCTCGCCGCCTCGGGACTGCCCGAGCATCTCAAGCACGCGGCGGGCGAGTCGCTGGCCGCCACCGTGGGCATCGCCCAAGAGCTGGGGGAGCGGGGCGCCGGGCTGATCGAGCCGGCCAAGACGGTGTTCGTCGACAGCATGCACATCACCGCGCTGATCTCGGCCGTGATCATCCTGGTCGGCGCGCTGGTGGTGGTCCGCTGGCTGCCCGGGAAGGCCGCCCGATCCCCCCGGATCCCGTCCGAGCCGGAGAAGCGGGAAGAGACGGCGGTAGGGTGA
- a CDS encoding threonine/serine dehydratase, translating to MSVTRGDTERAARRIGGRIRRTPVFEAAPGLLFKMEFLQHSGSFKVRGAFNRVLSARERGEPTEHGVVAASGGNHGVAVAYVARALGVRAEIFVPEITSAVKVDGLRALGAEVTQTGAVYADALLASRKRVAETGALEVHAYDHPDVIAGQGTVGLELLEQTGGVDTVLVATGGGGLVSGIAAAVAGEAAVVAVEPERIPTFNHALAAGAPVDVPVSGIAADSLGATRLGEAAFEIAREQGVASVLVSDEAIARAREELWRDYRIAVEPAGATAFAALRCGAYRPREGERVAVVLCGANTDPSTLS from the coding sequence ATGAGCGTGACGAGGGGCGACACGGAGCGGGCGGCGCGACGGATCGGCGGGCGCATCCGCCGCACACCCGTGTTCGAGGCCGCGCCCGGGCTGCTGTTCAAGATGGAGTTCCTGCAGCACTCCGGGTCCTTCAAGGTCAGAGGCGCGTTCAACCGGGTGCTGTCCGCGCGCGAGCGGGGCGAGCCGACCGAGCACGGCGTGGTCGCCGCCAGCGGCGGCAACCACGGCGTGGCCGTCGCCTACGTGGCGCGGGCGCTCGGCGTGCGGGCCGAGATCTTCGTACCCGAGATCACGAGCGCCGTGAAGGTGGACGGGCTGCGCGCGCTGGGCGCCGAGGTGACCCAGACCGGCGCCGTGTACGCCGACGCGCTGCTCGCCTCGCGCAAGCGCGTGGCCGAGACCGGCGCCTTGGAGGTGCACGCCTACGACCATCCCGACGTGATCGCCGGGCAGGGCACGGTGGGCCTGGAACTGCTGGAGCAGACGGGCGGGGTGGACACGGTCCTCGTCGCGACCGGGGGAGGCGGCCTGGTCTCGGGCATCGCCGCGGCCGTGGCGGGCGAGGCGGCGGTCGTGGCCGTGGAGCCCGAGCGCATCCCCACGTTCAACCACGCGCTGGCCGCGGGCGCGCCGGTGGACGTGCCGGTGAGCGGCATCGCCGCGGACTCCCTCGGCGCCACCCGCCTGGGGGAGGCGGCCTTCGAGATCGCCCGCGAGCAAGGGGTGGCGAGCGTGCTGGTGTCCGACGAGGCCATCGCGCGGGCACGGGAGGAGCTGTGGCGGGACTACCGCATCGCCGTGGAGCCCGCGGGCGCGACCGCGTTCGCCGCGCTGCGCTGCGGCGCCTACCGCCCGCGCGAGGGCGAACGGGTCGCGGTGGTCCTGTGCGGAGCCAACACCGACCCGTCCACCCTCAGCTGA
- a CDS encoding MFS transporter, whose product MNMEPYRRVLALRGVPLLLVVGFLARIPVTAVSLTLTLHVVHGLGLGFTQAGLVGMVATLGTAVGSPLAGRFIDRHGLRPVLVVTTAAQLVFWLCGSVLPYWALLAAAGVAGLLSQPVFTLIRQCLAAMVPEADRRTAFALDSMGVELSYMVGPAVASVGVTALGSGRMMALVACGLTAAGAVLFKLNPPTRSTEELAAGQTSVPRRRWLPGMIVLLCATFAVPFVLTATELAIVATLTESGALSWTGAVIGLWCLCSMIGGFVYGGLSRGVSPLWLAAGLCITTVPLGLVGGGWWWLCLALIPSGLLCAPSLSSTVEEASRRAPGAVRGEAMGLHATALTLGVAAGSPFAGAIIDAHGAAWTYAATGTAGIVVVLAVLPFWRKGARSADARDAAEKAALQDDVEKAAT is encoded by the coding sequence ATGAATATGGAGCCTTACCGGCGCGTGCTGGCGCTGCGAGGCGTGCCTTTGCTGCTCGTGGTGGGTTTTCTCGCCAGGATCCCTGTCACCGCCGTGAGTCTCACACTGACGCTGCATGTCGTCCACGGGCTGGGATTGGGCTTCACGCAGGCGGGTCTCGTCGGCATGGTGGCCACCTTGGGCACCGCGGTCGGGTCGCCGCTGGCGGGCAGGTTCATCGACCGGCACGGCCTGCGGCCGGTCCTGGTCGTGACGACGGCGGCGCAGCTGGTGTTCTGGCTGTGCGGCTCCGTCCTGCCGTATTGGGCGCTGCTGGCGGCGGCGGGCGTGGCGGGCTTGCTCAGCCAGCCGGTGTTCACCCTGATCCGGCAGTGCCTGGCGGCGATGGTCCCCGAGGCGGACCGCAGGACGGCCTTCGCCCTGGACTCCATGGGGGTGGAGCTGTCCTACATGGTCGGCCCCGCCGTGGCGTCCGTGGGGGTCACCGCTTTGGGGAGCGGGCGGATGATGGCCCTGGTGGCGTGCGGGCTGACCGCCGCGGGCGCCGTCCTGTTCAAGCTGAACCCGCCCACCCGGTCGACCGAGGAGCTGGCGGCGGGGCAGACGAGCGTCCCCCGCCGCAGGTGGCTTCCGGGGATGATCGTGTTGTTGTGCGCGACCTTCGCCGTCCCCTTCGTGCTGACGGCGACCGAGCTGGCGATCGTGGCCACGCTCACCGAGAGCGGCGCGTTGAGCTGGACGGGCGCGGTCATCGGCCTGTGGTGCCTGTGCTCGATGATCGGCGGCTTCGTGTACGGCGGGCTGAGCCGCGGCGTGTCACCGCTGTGGCTGGCCGCCGGACTGTGCATCACGACCGTGCCGCTGGGCCTGGTCGGCGGCGGCTGGTGGTGGCTGTGCCTGGCGCTCATCCCCTCCGGCCTGCTCTGCGCCCCGTCCCTCTCCTCCACGGTGGAGGAGGCGAGCAGGCGGGCTCCCGGAGCGGTCAGGGGGGAGGCGATGGGCCTGCACGCGACCGCCCTCACGCTGGGCGTCGCCGCGGGGTCGCCGTTCGCCGGGGCGATCATCGACGCTCACGGTGCCGCGTGGACCTACGCCGCGACGGGGACGGCCGGAATCGTCGTGGTGCTGGCCGTCCTGCCGTTCTGGCGTAAGGGCGCGCGGTCGGCGGATGCGCGGGACGCCGCGGAGAAGGCCGCTCTGCAGGACGACGTGGAGAAGGCCGCGACATAG
- a CDS encoding TetR/AcrR family transcriptional regulator, which produces MTTGETDRRPPRSAGRPRSARAEKAILDATVDLISEGMGVAELSIEAIAARAGVGKATIYRRWSNKEDLVVDALAALKAVLPSMPGTSVRDDLVAYLGLMAEEAFHPRHRCMMNVAMSEYGRHPRLVQRFYELAVEPRHRVLRSALERGVESGELRADLDIGIAIPMINGALMGHVKAMQMQQIVTTGRIAPPEECRPTLTALVETIVDRLLTGFAVRDRGGPEAGGEG; this is translated from the coding sequence ATGACGACGGGTGAAACCGACAGGAGGCCGCCCCGCTCCGCAGGCCGTCCCCGCTCGGCGCGGGCGGAGAAGGCCATCCTCGACGCCACGGTCGACCTGATCAGTGAGGGGATGGGGGTCGCCGAGCTGTCCATCGAGGCGATCGCCGCGCGGGCCGGGGTGGGGAAGGCCACGATCTACCGGCGCTGGTCTAACAAGGAAGATCTGGTGGTCGACGCGCTCGCCGCGCTCAAGGCGGTGCTCCCGTCGATGCCCGGCACGTCGGTCAGGGACGATCTGGTCGCCTACCTCGGCTTGATGGCCGAGGAGGCGTTCCACCCGCGCCACCGCTGCATGATGAACGTGGCGATGAGCGAGTACGGCCGCCACCCGCGGCTGGTCCAGCGGTTCTACGAGCTGGCCGTCGAACCGCGGCACCGGGTGCTGCGGTCGGCGCTGGAGCGCGGAGTGGAAAGCGGCGAGCTGCGCGCCGATCTCGACATCGGGATCGCGATCCCCATGATCAACGGTGCGTTGATGGGGCATGTCAAGGCGATGCAGATGCAGCAGATCGTGACGACGGGGCGGATCGCGCCGCCGGAGGAGTGCCGACCCACCCTGACCGCCCTCGTCGAGACCATCGTCGACCGGCTCCTCACCGGTTTCGCCGTCCGCGACCGCGGCGGGCCGGAGGCCGGCGGCGAAGGCTAG
- a CDS encoding ABC transporter ATP-binding protein, translating into MATAIAVHDLRKRYGDFEALKGVSFEVAQGEIFALLGANGAGKTTTMEILTGFRRPDGGSVRVLGLDPARDLARLRRHTGVMLQEAGFFPDLTVAQTVRTWQTFLTAPRRDVLEVTGLEGKADTKVRQLSGGEKRRLDLALALLGRPRVLFLDEPTAGMDPQARRATWNLIGELSAEGTTVLLTTHYLEEAQRLAASLAILNGGTVVASGSMAGTLAGRGGRVCFEPPDGAPLDELPLPAVLDENGRVVCRTADPDLAAQTLLGWAAERGVPLRGLEVRSATLEELFLDLAEEGTR; encoded by the coding sequence ATGGCAACAGCGATCGCAGTGCACGACCTGCGCAAACGCTACGGCGACTTCGAGGCGCTCAAGGGCGTCTCCTTCGAGGTGGCGCAGGGGGAGATCTTCGCCCTCCTCGGCGCGAACGGCGCAGGCAAGACCACGACGATGGAGATATTGACGGGTTTCCGGCGCCCCGACGGCGGCTCGGTGCGCGTCCTCGGCCTCGACCCGGCCCGCGACCTGGCGCGGCTGCGCCGCCACACGGGCGTCATGCTCCAGGAGGCGGGTTTCTTCCCCGACCTGACGGTCGCGCAGACCGTCCGCACGTGGCAGACGTTCCTGACCGCGCCGCGCCGGGACGTGCTGGAGGTCACCGGCCTGGAGGGCAAGGCGGACACGAAGGTGCGGCAGCTCTCCGGCGGCGAGAAGCGCCGGTTGGACCTCGCGCTGGCGCTGCTCGGCCGTCCGCGGGTGCTCTTCCTCGACGAGCCGACCGCCGGGATGGACCCCCAGGCCCGCCGCGCGACCTGGAACCTGATCGGCGAGCTGAGCGCGGAGGGGACCACCGTGCTGCTGACCACCCACTACCTGGAGGAGGCGCAGCGGCTGGCCGCGAGCCTGGCCATCCTGAACGGCGGGACGGTCGTCGCGAGCGGGAGCATGGCCGGCACGCTCGCCGGGCGGGGCGGGCGCGTCTGCTTCGAACCGCCGGACGGCGCGCCGCTGGACGAGCTGCCGCTGCCGGCCGTCCTTGATGAGAACGGCCGGGTCGTGTGCCGCACTGCCGATCCCGACCTGGCGGCGCAGACCCTGCTCGGCTGGGCGGCCGAGCGCGGCGTGCCGCTGCGCGGGCTGGAGGTCCGCAGCGCGACCCTGGAGGAGCTGTTCCTCGACCTGGCCGAGGAGGGCACGCGATGA
- the panB gene encoding 3-methyl-2-oxobutanoate hydroxymethyltransferase, with the protein MPAPAPSGSPTALYGGKAGKRVTVRDIALAKERGERWPMVTAYDAMTARLFDEAGIPVLLVGDSAAMVVYGYDSTLPVPIDDLISLTAAVVRGSKRALVVADLPFGSYQESPEQALRSAARFMKEAGAHAVKLEGGRRVLPQVEALVSAGIPVMAHLGLTPQSVNVFGGYRVQGRGQSGEELMADAKALEHAGAFSVVLECVPAELAQRVTSALSIPTIGIGAGPDCDAQVLVWQDLMGLTPHPPKFVKKYADLAGEMSRAVRAFADDVVSGAFPTAEHSYR; encoded by the coding sequence ATGCCCGCCCCCGCACCGTCCGGCTCGCCGACCGCGCTCTACGGCGGCAAGGCCGGCAAGAGGGTCACCGTCCGCGACATCGCCCTGGCCAAGGAGCGCGGCGAGCGCTGGCCGATGGTCACCGCCTACGACGCGATGACCGCGCGCCTGTTCGACGAGGCGGGCATCCCCGTCCTGCTCGTCGGCGACTCCGCGGCGATGGTCGTCTACGGCTACGACTCCACGCTGCCGGTCCCGATCGACGACCTCATCTCCCTGACCGCGGCCGTGGTGCGCGGCTCCAAGCGCGCCCTCGTCGTCGCCGACCTCCCGTTCGGCTCCTACCAGGAGTCACCGGAGCAGGCGCTGCGTTCCGCGGCGCGGTTCATGAAGGAGGCCGGCGCCCACGCGGTCAAACTGGAGGGCGGTCGCCGGGTCCTGCCGCAGGTCGAGGCGCTGGTCTCGGCGGGCATCCCGGTGATGGCCCACCTCGGGCTCACCCCGCAGTCGGTGAACGTCTTCGGCGGCTACCGCGTGCAGGGGCGCGGCCAGTCGGGTGAGGAGCTGATGGCCGACGCCAAGGCCCTGGAGCACGCCGGCGCGTTCTCCGTGGTGCTCGAATGCGTGCCGGCCGAGCTGGCCCAGCGGGTGACGTCCGCGCTGTCCATCCCCACGATCGGCATCGGCGCCGGCCCCGACTGCGACGCCCAGGTCCTCGTCTGGCAGGACCTGATGGGGCTGACCCCGCACCCGCCGAAGTTCGTCAAGAAGTACGCCGACCTCGCGGGCGAGATGAGCCGGGCCGTACGCGCCTTCGCCGACGATGTGGTCAGCGGCGCCTTCCCCACGGCCGAGCACAGCTACCGCTGA
- a CDS encoding sensor histidine kinase — protein sequence MSSPSLLTVSSAQRLAVAVVVTISVGYTITVIAFVLSAGSFPQIALLIGALAGFFLPHYLHIRAALGNVEPSGAPYGLAMQVVATYAPFPAFGPWWTAAAAPILAGSVLLRLGPRRGTWAMIPIMVFQAWWSSTGPYGTIASGFYYALTVFITGFVLYAVTRLVVVTRELEQARAELAEAAVLRERLRISRDLHDGLGRSLTAIALKGDLAGRLLAGLPAGAAGETREARREIGELVRIAREAAQDVRRVARGYREMSLTQETHRAVALLEASGVSCHVNLMEEELPRPVDEMLAWAVREGVTNVLRHSAATTCSISTSRVSGAIRLEIANDGVAPVETSGGEGPRDGHAATADGAVLSEPEGVPAGRDGSGLTGLAERAAAVGGTVRARRAGRGGFRLTVEVPAP from the coding sequence ATGTCTTCTCCCTCACTCCTCACCGTGTCGTCCGCCCAGCGCCTGGCGGTCGCGGTCGTCGTCACGATCTCGGTCGGCTACACGATCACCGTCATCGCGTTCGTCCTCTCCGCGGGCTCCTTCCCCCAGATCGCCCTGCTGATCGGCGCCCTCGCCGGGTTCTTCCTGCCGCACTACCTGCACATCCGCGCGGCGCTCGGCAACGTCGAGCCGTCCGGGGCGCCGTACGGCCTGGCGATGCAGGTCGTGGCGACCTACGCCCCCTTCCCGGCCTTCGGCCCCTGGTGGACGGCGGCCGCGGCCCCCATCCTGGCCGGGTCCGTCCTCCTGCGGCTCGGCCCGCGCCGGGGAACGTGGGCCATGATCCCGATCATGGTCTTTCAGGCGTGGTGGTCGTCCACCGGCCCGTACGGCACGATCGCGAGCGGCTTCTACTACGCGCTGACGGTCTTCATCACCGGTTTCGTCCTCTACGCGGTGACCCGGCTCGTCGTCGTGACCCGCGAACTGGAGCAGGCCCGCGCGGAACTGGCCGAGGCGGCGGTGCTGCGGGAGCGGCTGCGGATCTCCCGCGACCTGCACGACGGGCTGGGCCGCAGCCTGACCGCGATCGCCCTCAAGGGGGACCTCGCCGGGCGGCTGCTCGCGGGTCTGCCCGCCGGCGCGGCCGGCGAGACGCGGGAGGCGCGCCGGGAGATCGGCGAGCTGGTGAGGATCGCCAGGGAGGCGGCCCAGGACGTGCGGCGGGTCGCCCGCGGCTACCGGGAGATGTCCCTGACGCAGGAGACGCACCGGGCCGTGGCCCTACTGGAGGCGTCCGGGGTGAGCTGCCATGTCAATCTGATGGAAGAGGAGCTTCCCCGCCCGGTCGACGAGATGCTGGCCTGGGCGGTGCGTGAAGGGGTGACCAACGTGCTGCGCCATAGCGCGGCCACGACCTGTTCGATCAGCACCTCCCGCGTTTCCGGCGCGATCCGCCTCGAGATCGCCAACGACGGCGTCGCGCCCGTGGAGACCTCCGGCGGCGAAGGGCCGCGAGACGGGCACGCCGCCACGGCGGACGGCGCCGTCCTCTCGGAGCCGGAGGGCGTCCCGGCCGGCCGCGACGGCTCCGGGCTGACCGGGCTGGCGGAACGGGCCGCCGCGGTGGGCGGGACGGTGCGCGCCCGGCGGGCCGGGCGCGGCGGTTTCCGGCTGACCGTGGAGGTGCCGGCGCCGTGA
- a CDS encoding ABC transporter permease, with amino-acid sequence MNRTLGVVKLGGTLYWREKGTVFGTAVTPLLLGIGLPVLMHRVLDARQATAVFHGMLAVVLAISGFMAITVSLTARRDSLVLKRLRTTELTDRQILAGEAANVAFQTVLLIALITVAVPLLTGVPLPRDPLIYGVFVVAGAVVVTVLGVAWSAAVPRAELAAPMTVPFFMLAGLAAGTFGPITELLPSWADTVAALLPTSAVVEMARVAYAPGDLAGDLAAAGRPALILAVWGVVGSAAAARWFRWEPRRS; translated from the coding sequence ATGAACCGCACACTGGGGGTGGTCAAGCTGGGCGGCACGCTCTACTGGCGGGAGAAGGGCACCGTGTTCGGCACGGCGGTCACGCCGCTCCTGCTCGGCATCGGACTGCCGGTGCTGATGCACCGGGTGCTCGACGCGCGGCAGGCGACGGCGGTGTTCCACGGCATGCTCGCCGTCGTGCTGGCCATCAGCGGCTTCATGGCGATCACCGTGTCCCTGACCGCCCGGCGCGACAGCCTGGTGCTCAAACGGCTGCGCACGACCGAGCTGACCGACCGGCAGATCCTCGCCGGCGAGGCGGCGAACGTCGCCTTCCAGACCGTCCTGCTGATCGCGCTGATCACGGTGGCCGTGCCCCTCCTGACCGGGGTGCCGCTCCCCCGCGACCCGCTGATCTACGGGGTCTTCGTCGTCGCCGGGGCCGTGGTGGTCACGGTCCTGGGCGTGGCGTGGTCCGCCGCCGTTCCGCGCGCCGAACTGGCCGCGCCCATGACGGTCCCGTTCTTCATGCTGGCGGGCTTGGCGGCGGGCACGTTCGGTCCGATCACGGAGCTGCTGCCCTCCTGGGCGGACACGGTGGCCGCGCTGCTGCCGACCAGCGCGGTCGTGGAGATGGCCAGGGTCGCCTATGCGCCCGGCGACCTCGCGGGCGATCTGGCGGCGGCGGGCCGTCCCGCGCTCATCCTCGCGGTCTGGGGCGTGGTGGGCTCGGCGGCCGCGGCGCGCTGGTTCCGCTGGGAACCTCGGCGCTCATAA